The region ATTCATCTATTTTTTACTTGTCTGACAGACCTGTAGGTAACATCTTTTTCCCCTTACtctgatacaataatccaaaatatGAAGGAAATATGTGTatgtaaacatgtacatgtatcttcctGAAAATGGCtatgacaaaattatttttacaggAATTCAGACCAAATTCAACGGTGTGGCAGATTTTTACTGCTCTTTGGCCATTTGAATGGTGTCATTATTGATCCATGATGTACCGGTACCTGCATGTATGTACAAATGTTTAATAAGGAAGATTGACGGGATCAGACAATTGAGATCGTATGTCTGGATGTTTAGAGTTTTCTCCTGTTCATTTAGTTTTCACCACTCTTAATTAGATCAGCCACAATAAACTTCATGAATTGTATAGAATAaatataaactacatgtacattttttaaattatttttttggcaCCTCCGTTTTTTCAttatggaaatgaaaatttaaaaattaacatttttttcttgtgtctGCTTCAGGAAGCTGATGCACTGTTCATTGAATATGCCAGACAAGCAGAGGAAGAACAAGCCCAAGACATTCTTGATCGCTCAAAAGGAGAACAGTGTGGCGTCAGAGTAAGTATTGTACAGGTTATCATTGCATATCATATGAAGGTCAAGTTCAGATTTGTAAAGATTGCCCACTTTACAAGAACCGAGGTCttcacatgtacatatatgtacagcATACAATTCCTTTGATTACAGTTTTATCTTAATACTGTTATATGAGAAATTGGTACTCAGTGATAGAACACCTGCCTCATGAAGAGGATACTGTGGGTTTTGTCATAGCTGATTGACTATACCAATGACTTGAAAAATACTGGATACTTGCTTCATTCTTGTCAAGTGcttagcatacatgtattaggAGAGTACTTATTCAGGGCTCGCTGGGAGAACAGCTCTTCAGAGCTGAAAATGGCTACCCTAGCTGaatcaaatgatttatttttatattacaagAAATACAGACACAAATGTTTTAAAACCAAGCTTATGTAATAACTTTTGATTACCAGTACTAGCATTGGTGAAATCAAGCAGAACAATTTTTTTGCAACTCATGATTAATTTCCatgaaatttttttcatttcaatagaCTGCTGATCGCAAAGTTGGAATTCGTGTACAGAAACGTTCCTGCAAAGTTCATGTAAAGCCGAAGACCATGTCAAAAGGTAATAATATTAACTTACCCGTATCGGTATCATATTCAAAAGAACAATAAATTacagcatttttttattctgtctTTATTATAGGTATAACATGaatgtatcattttatttgtaatatgtAGGTTCTTTCAATGTCCAGAAAGAGTGGTAATAATAGATATAAGTCGATTGTGCCTCTGAGTTTGTTAGATATTCAGattaatgaatataattttttgtgaTCCGTTGAGTTTGAACTACcaataaatgtaatataaataaccactggaataataataatagtagtactACTTTTGACAAAAAACCTGAATCGTAATAATGTCCTTATTCATATACCATGAGGCCAGCATATTCCTATACATGGATCTCCATAGATGTTTCTTTTTAGCttgtaatatttgataataatttgATGGTTTATGTCTTCTTCAGGAACTCAAGTAAACATGACACAGAAGACACATAGTCAGCATCCAGTAGGCCTTCAGATTTCAGATGCTGGTACTCAAACTGAGACAACTAATACACAGGACAAGGATGAGGATATGCTGGATGAAGAACCTGATGAGGATCCAGACTTTGAGATAGGTTCAGATTCGGATGAGAAGAAAGATCCAACCTACAAGCCAGGCACATCCAAAAGAAATAGAAGCTCATCAGATGAGGAAACATACAAAGTGTAAGCAGCTTTATAACTGGAATTCTAAATTATGTTAAATTGAAGAAAGATGTCCCTTCCATTAGCAGTTATTGTAACTGTCTACTCTGTTTAATACTAGAAATACCTAGTgtaattataattttgaaagtgaatTCTTGACACCTGAAAAAAGTTTAATGTCAATGCAATTGAGTTGGCATGTACATCCATTTCTTCCATCCAACACTGTTGGTTGCAGCCCATTTTTGGCTTGTTTGActgtctttcattttttctgtctGTAAATAGAAAAATGTCAGACATAAAAGTTTCAATTGTGTTTATGTATGCATAAAGGTGTGCGATAAGTGTATGACAAGATTTGGAGTTCACCAGTTTAAATGTTGTGGGTCATAGATTCTTTTGTTTTCTCAGTATCACTTCATGCATGTAGATAGGACCTGTTAGCcaaaagttactattatagtAACACTGCCAtccaatattttatatttataatgctaaaaagccaatcagaatcaataaTTTCAAAGAATTTCCTGTAATAGTGACTTTCCTGCAATGGACCCCTATACAAATCAATTTTGGACTTTGTTCGTGTGGGAGTGACATGCTCAGATTTTGTGAGAATTCAGTATTTCacattatatataatttataacatatttttttatcatgacaaGATAAAACCTATGTACAGTCAAGTTCCATCTACATGATGTAGGCACTAGTACAGTatcttcactttttttcttttctttgcagGACCAAATCAGATGATGTACTGAAAGAAGAAAAGTACATAGTATTTGAATCCAACCTGTTTGCCTTGTTCAACAGTTGCTTCAGTTGTCTTTCTAGTGATGTGCAGGTTGAGAAGATATGCCCTAGATCTTTTGGCTCACAGATTAAGATCAGGCAAACATGTCTGAAGTGCTGTAGGATTAAGGAGTGGCACAGTCAACCAAGAGTTGGGAATGTTTCTGCTGGAAATTTGCTGTTGTCTGCAGCCATTTTGTACGGTGGAGCCAGTCCAACCAAAGTATTGCGAGTATTCCAGCATATGAATTTGAAGGCAGTCACAAACAACACCTTCCTGGAATATCAATCTACGTACTTACAGCCAGCCATCATTAGGGTGTATGAACGAGAGCAAAGGTCTCTCCTCAGAGAGTCAAGAGGGGAAAAACTGATCTTGGGAGGAGACGGCCGTGCTGACTCACCAGGCCATTCTGCCAAATATGGCAGCTATGCCCTTATGGAcatgaaaacaaagaagatCGTTGATGTGGAGCTTGTGCAGGTAATATGCCAATAACAAGAAGTTTATATATGTATTAGTGTTACAATACCGGTACTCATGTATTAAAGCTTACCCAGGGATAATCTCTAATTCACGCAGAGAGGGCAAATGAGCATATTCAATGTATTGTATATGGGGTTATTTTGCTAGAAATTGGATGCTTAAATGTAATCTATATTCAGTAATGCCTCTTAATGTCAAGAAAACATTTGTTGTAATTGTAATTACTTCATGTCAAAataaactatatatttttttgttcaatcaaatgaaatattcatcagCCAGTAAAAGAAAaacttgaaattgaattgaccAAAGTTtgtttttccaatatttttagagCAATGAGGTGACAAGTTCAAACGCCATGGAGAAAGAAGGTTTGGCAAGGGGATTGGCGAAGCTTTATGGAATGGGAGTGGAGGTAGGAACCCTCATCACAGATCGACATGCCTCGGTGGCTAAGTGGTTACGGGAGACATACCCAGAGATTGATCACCGTTATGATGTTTGGCATATCGCAAAAGGTAAGTTGTTGACATCCATGccaattattgataaaaaagtTTTTCACAAGGATTATATGtgtatatgataataatgacagtgGTAATGATAACAgtatgcaacatttatacagTGCTGATATGTCTAAGCTGTAACTGTAACTATTATCCCAGCTTTATCACAGCATTGCTGGATCTACTAAAGAAATGGGATTATAATGCATGAGTTTGAAATTGAAGCATTTCTCTGATTGGACCATTATATGATGCATATAAGAAAGCACATGTTTAAATCAGAAAATGTTGTGTTTACTCAATAGTGAAAATTTTTGAAGTTACAGATTGATATTTTAGAATAATGACCACTATAAATGCATTAATTTACAGGAGTGAGGAAGAAAATCACAGCTGTATCAAAGCTGAAGAATTGCGAGGTAGCTCACATGTGGAAGCAGTCGATGATCACCCACATATACTGGTCTGCTGCATCTACTCCGGATGGGGATGGGAATATGATGGTATCGAAATACAAGTCTGTCTTCAACCACATGAGAGATGTGCATGTTCATGAAGGCGTGTATCCTAAGTGCGGCCATGATGATGAATACCCTCCACGTGAATGGATGAGAGAAGGTAAGTGAAGCTTCAGTATGGGGTGGGAGAAGGGGTTGAAACTTATACATCTCACAAAGTTACCAGTATTAAATTTGGAgcaaatcattgaaatttggAAGTGAGATATAATTTTGTTACAGTGATGTCAACATCGTATCCAAGGTTATTTTTTCAGTGTTCTAAGTCTAACAGATTTTTGTGGATCAAGGTCATTAAATTAGGGAGATTCACTTGTACCTAATAATTTAGAGTATTTATGTTATGAATTCTCCTCCAAATGTCATAAATGTTTTATTACTCAATTGTTATGTCATGTAGGAACAAAAGTCTATGAGAAGTTGTCTGAAGAGCTGCTGAAAACTCGCCTGCTGAATGACATGAAGAAAATGTCACCTCTCGCACAAACCAGTTCGGTGGAATCCTTCCATAGCGTCCTCCTGTACTGGTGTCCAAAGATGCTGGCATACTCTTATGCTGGGATGAAATGCAGGTGAGATAATATTCCTTCAGCTGTCACCAGATCCTAAACCTACTTCAAATACCAGAGTCCTTTTAttctttgcttttattttttttctatttttctcccattctctttttattttttcctgtaGAATACATAAATGCTCCtcaagattgattttttttaaacatgttaaaaatgaattcaagaaaatattcatacaaataAGGAATCAGGAGACACTGTTTATTTGATACtgtttcaaaaatatttctCTATAAAGActtctgtttattttattttttttacagactgTATCTTGCAGCTCTGCACTGGAACGAGAATTCAGACCGCTCTCAAGCAACAAAGTCTGATGGGTCACCAATCTACCGTGTCACCTATCAGAAAGCCAAAGAAGGTCGTCAAACTGTCAGCAAGGTGCTAACTGCATGTACTTTTGgtatgtttatttattaatgacTAATGAATCAAAGTAGTTATGTCTCATGTAGGAAATACTGTTCAAAAGATTTTATGGAAGTATTTAATTGTATCAAtctgtgtaatttttttttttgtgaattactACACATCTTTTGTTTTGTCTAACACTGCATTTCATATGCACATCCCACAgtgtttcaaagtctgaaggAAGGTAATTAAACATGGCACTATGCATAGTCTAGTATCACAGAAGGAATATCTTTACCTAGAGCCATATAAATAAATGCAAAGAAGACATTGTCACCACTTTATCAGTATTGTCATCTAACcagaaaactgttctacaattTTCATTCCCAATATAGAGTATGTGAATGCTTTGATGGTGGAGACAGTACGACTCGTTTCTGGAAAGCAGAAACTCCGCTCTGAAATGGAAGAGCTGCAAAACAAACCGCCACTGTCATCGAAATATGAGAGGCCAGACAGGGAGGAGGCTATTCAGAAGGCACTAGCACATCATCGATTTGCCATGGAATAGAAGGAATAGAATCGACTGTGTTTAGAATACTATTTCCTTTATTACTGAAAGTTTCACTTGTCTTTTATCACTGCTGGAACCATTAGTTTGTTTGAAGCATCAGTTAGTGTTGtatgaaatgttgaaaagaaaaatccctGATCAAGCTAATTAGATTGACTAGCTCTGTTTATATTTTTCTCGACAGTTATTTTGCTTTTCCCAAGTCCAACTATGTCATTCATCCTCAGTTGTAGTCTTGATTTGTATGCATTTGTAAATATTAATAAGTGTGGCAATGTCATGATAATGTGATAGGCAGGACAAGACAACtgaaagatatattctaaaTTCTATTTCAGGGGTATTACAGAGATATCCGTTGATTCTATTTCTTTTCGATAGTAATTTGACTTGGGGTGTCATCTTGTTACTGTGAgcaaaggttaaaaaaaaaattcaccaaTCTACATTGTACTTGCACAATAGTACATTGTATTTTCTCTCTACCATCAAAGATCAAACTGTGACCCATAATGGTCAGTAAAAGTAACTTTAGAACCATGGTTTATGCTGATTCTATGCACTGAATTACCGGAGCTTATTAGCTATACAAACAGGTATTTCTCATGCAGATGTTTTTCATATTACACATCAGTCTAAGCACATTCATATGCATGAAATTCAGTAGGGAAATCACATTTGTTGAGCAATGCCCGTGTTAGCTGGAAAAGTCTGCTGTGAATAGGTATACTTTTTCCTGTGGTGTCTTTGTTAGCTGTATAATGtatatacatgatttttttttttcaatttaaatgcCAGCACAGGTCAATTAGTTTGTGTGGGCTAGACTGGCCCATACCGGCTTCTATTGTTGTGAACCTACATACTTTTCAGCATATGAACAAATCTTTTGGCACTGAAAAAAATTCCTGTCTCCTTACATCTAACTTAGTGTAACAGCATAGATATGGCAGCCTCTGCCTGTACTATTATGATAAAGCTTGACCAAACTGTATGATTTGTTgataaaaaatgtgttttcaattttttgttattttgatgatgtGAATATCCGTGGGAGTACTTCTGCCAAAGTAATAGAATATACAAGTAGCTGTATGTAAGAAAAGTGTAGGCAGTCTGTTGTGAATAATACAACATTGCTTGATAATATCAGGAGGAAGTACTGGCTAGAAGCAAGGTGTTACATTGCATTAAAAACAGTTTGTGTTGTCAAACAAATGGAATGGTCCttgttttgataaaatttgtAACCACATCTACACTTTGTTGAATTGGCAAGACTGCTAAATTTTGATTGGTATGTAAAAGAGCACTTTGATGGAGGCAGTTGaataaatgatttcatatcaaagttattagtatttatttttgtatttatgtatagtattttttttttttgttcacaaGTACATTTATCCTTTCACAATACATTTCATACATTCATATCCGTTCTACTAGTGAGTTTGATAGTATGATAAAGCTTTCTATTCTCTGCAgatatattctgaaaatgtcatatttgaaaaaaaatataccccAATGTTAACTggcaatttgaaaaaataggtcATCGTGTATTTATCATGTTATAAATGGGATAGCAGTGATATGTTGATTTCTGTCCTTGATTGCGCAGTGGATTACAAGGATCATTGCACTGTAAGTTTGGTCAGGTTATTTGGTGAgcttcatttatcattttacGAATCCAcacctttatgctcatgaaaCTTGACCCATCTTACATGGTCTCATTTTAAAGCCTACCCCCcgtccctattttttttttactctgagCCTGAATGTGCCTATGTGTTGGAAGAAAGTTACATGTAGTATTGATTGTACAGTCAACCTTGCAGAAGTTAAATGGTTGCCATTGAATGTTTTTAAAGTCATCCCACTGATCTTAAACCTTCACAGGTGGAAAAAATTAAGTCcaaactttttatttaattcctGGATTTGACTTAGGCAAGGTTGACATGCAATAACACAGGTCAGCTTTGGTTGATGCTTTCAGTAGGTGCTGGTTTGGTGTGTGATCATGTAGAAACTAACAAGGGGCCacaacacaaagcttagcaatgatcatagatcatctttctacaattgattgtattgactacAATGTAGATTAATAGCTAACCTTTGCGTTATGGGACCATGGTGTGCAAGGGGCAGCAATacaagaagattttgcaaaggGCCAATTACCAATGAATGTGTATCACTAgtgtacctacggggggggggggggggggggttgcccccctgacgagtcacaacccacaCAAAAGacatccctgcccccccccccctcctgacgagcttgaagacccttatttttttgtttgtcaaatttcttcTGGTAGGATTGAAAAGCTTAtttgattgaagacctttttttttggcttgtaaatttttttctggtacagTTGAAgaccttgccccccccccctggtatgCCACTGATGTGTATATACAGCCATTCAAAGACTAACAAAATACTTTGATGAATAATTTGCAGTTAACAAATTGTTCTAGTGCCCTTATCCATTAAAATCATTAGTTTTCCAGGGGAGGGAAAAGGGAATCAATTTTTGCCAAATCATGCAAAATACACCTACCCCATATTGCCACAACTTTTCTCAACTGCCACCAAAATCAAGACACATGTcaccataattatcatcatcaattccATCACTATGACCAGCATGATCATcatccatcaccatcatttagATAACACCATCATGTATCATGTGCAGAACACACTGACCATGCAAACGATTtttggctttttttttaaacatcaaattggggggagggggggggggcttaatgtGGCCCAAGCAGTTCCTTGTGATCCCTAATAAAATGGATCATTGATTCATAATTGCCATCTATCAGAACTATTGTCcccatcacaatcatcaacaCCCTAATCATCACTATCCTGCACTGTCATAGTAATCCAGGGTTCGTATGGattcaggtgggtgtttcataaacctGTTCGAATGATGCaagcaaatttacatgtatgagcGACTGGTGATGTTTTCTTGTGGTACAAGTAAATGATACACACTAGATTTTCAATGGTGTTGACGAAGTTCctaagaaatgatcaccagtttGTCGTCAAGTCGCTTGTAACttacagctttataaaacacctaCCAGGACccattggatttttttctttttgtcctgAATTCATTGCTGGGTCTGTAAAGCTGTATTTAGTAAGAAcattataaaaaattaaaaatgacagGTCTTACTTTGAAGAGTCATTTTGAATAGcaggaaattttgaaaacatcCTGTGTTACATATGGGCAGCAAGTTGTTTTTCAACTGTAACACGCTCCTCATTATCATTACTTCTATATTATACAAACAGATAAACCGAccaatcatttcaattttatgtgTATATTTGTACATTTATAAATTTAATGCACCATGTTTACATGTATAGCATCGTCTTATTTACACTTTACAATAAATACCAGTTGCCATAAAAAGAATACTTGTATACATTTCAGAATACTTTGTTATAATTGGTGAAAAACATTTTGCTTGATAAAAGTGGCAAGTTATGGATATTATTTGGCTTAGTTGTTACAAAAGAAAAACCCTGATTAAACACCGCAAAATCTATGTGACAAGATTATTTGCAGCAAGTCTGACATCATATtgcaaaaaaagataaatacaaatatatgaaaataatatgtacatgtacttcataatATATATTGAAATAGACTTATGAAATATCCATGAAAGAACataaggggaaaaaaggaataACAGTTCAGATTCACAGGTAACATGAATTGGAAAGCTGTTTGTATTTATAAGAcacatgtaggccctacatgtaaAGATATCCGTTTGAACTTAGAACCAAATTGTTCCATAAATTCTTTACACCTCAAGAACAATACCAGCTGCCATGAAAAGGCAAAGTCATCAACATACTTTACCTAATTATAAAATTCTAATGCTGATTGATAATATCTAGTAATGATATTTGGTTTACATTAGTTGAAAGATCTTGACAGTATACCATTTGGCCAACTTGTATACCTGAGATAAAACTACAAAATTTACATGGCAAGAGAAACAAGAGTATCTGTGGTAAGTCTTCCATCATCAAGCTGAAATGAGGAAATTCATAATAGGTGAGAGAAACAAAGCAGTAAATACACTGTACTGCATgtattgttcattaaaaaatataatgaaaatgtaGATTTCCTGATTTCAGCAATTTTGCTACCTtttttccatgtacatgtatgagcatAAGTTGtacttgcaccccccccccaatctaaGACTGATGAATGATTCTTGCATCACTGTGTCCTATGACTTAATTTGAGTTGTTCTGAAGCGATATGTTGAAAAATCACAAGTCTTTACACAAAAAGAATATTCTCAAAGTAACTTGGCAGTTTTGCCAACTACCACATGGCTAATCAATCATAATAAAGGTTCTCATGGTACTACAATGAAAATTGTATCAAAATTACAAAGATCCATATTATGCAAGTCATTTTTAACTCTTACATGTAGCTGAATTTTGCCCATGATGTCATGCAGATTTCTATAGTCCTACTGTACATTATTTCTTATTTGGACAAAGATTGGTACATGTTATAAATATCTATTAATAACTATAAGAGAATTACCATTACCGGAATGTAAAAAGAACACTGCAACTTAtacaaaaaaggtgaaaaaagtATCACAGAAAATGAGTCCAGCAAATTCATGTAGAGAGAACACAAAAACGTTATAGTTTGTGAATCAAATTTCCAGCCGTCTCAGCACAGTACCTCGATAGATGTTATTTCCATCTGGATATGTATTCTTGATGATGGCCTGGACGCAAGCAGGGAGCTGTACTCTGATGTCTTTGCCCAAGATGCCCCAGCACCACCTAACAAATTGGCGATAGGCAACATATCGATATTTCCTGTATGTACGTGTAAGCAatagtgaaaaaaagaaatgttataaaaacattttacagATTCATTGGCCAGAATTGCAAAAAACCTGTATGCTAAATTAGTTTGAAAATCCCTGATTAATGTAAGCCTAGATCCATCTGTAATTCTAGGCTAATAATTTGTTGATAAAAGAATAGCATGAACAAACAGCAATCAAATATATGTACAACCATTTAGTAAATctagttacaaaaaaaaaagatcaatgtacatgtaagcctaTTCACGTATAATTCtacaataaaaaattatgaactaTCAAATTTATACAACCATTTCATGTACTCCATCCCTATCAAAAGTCATGGGAAATATTAACAGGCAACGGTACAGGTATCTGCTGCTCTACAattcaggtacatgtacagaaGCTGCTGACTCCCATGTAAATCTATTTCGTGTTCTCTGGCTCATGGATGGTGATCTTAGAGGCTGTTTATATTCAGACTCAAACAagattaaaaaattaaatattgagaCATAGATCTACACGTAGATATAATTAGTTTATCTaatcaatatacatattttgattttttaacttACTCATTGTTTCGAGCACCAAATGCTCTTGCCTGCCTTCGCCACCTTTCCGTGAAATGTTGCCATGCAATGTACAATGTTACGGGGTTGAGTATGGCTGGATAAAAATCCCGAGCTTGGGTGATGCACTCCACGCCTTCCCCCTCTTTTGCCACCTCTGCAATTTCTCTGCagcagagacagtctccaacaTTGAACGACGGTAAAATCTCGCAATGGCCGCACTGACACCTGTATATAAATAGGCAAGCACACacgaaaaaaagtaaataaacaaattaaacatCACATTGACTTGACATACCGGTAGCGCATTTACACTAAAAATAGTATCAAAACTGCCCAATGGCAATAAGTCAGAAGAGAGAAACATGGTTATTGACTGAGACAAACTATACTTGCCCAAACCATGGCATGGTACaagtcagttcccccatgtctgcgcggtctcccaagtctgcctACCcacgtatctgcgcgattctagtaaaagaagatacgcaacgagcacgaactttacacaggcaatacatagacaggtattcattaaaaaaaaatccgactcaaaatggtggaaaaataattaattcaGGGCATTTAATGTGATGGCCTAAAAATGCAGCTTTTGTCATTAAAAATCCCAGAATCGTGTGCAAAaagaatgagtgcgcagacatggggccTTGACTTGAggtaccatttttttcattctgaaaatttttttcaagaaaatctcatatttgctttcattttttaatgagaaatttggtacacttactcgtaataatataaggaacactattaaccaaaagattttgtgaaataaaagaaattcatgttaaatcttcactcaaattgttaggtgtgcagacttggggcccaatGAATAATGACCATCATACAATCAAACTCAAAGTTCAAAGTAACTTCAAAATATCAAAGCAATTTGATGTTGGAGACAGACAGACCAAATCCTAGTTCACTTGGCTGCAACtatcaagaaaaaattataGGCATGGTGATAGAGTGAAACTTACCAGTTATCGGTATTCCTTGGGTCGAGACGAGTAATGTCTCTGTTTCCACGAAAGCCCACACCATCACCGAGAGGTATCGCACCCGGTTCCGGCGGCTGCACAGGCTCTGGTTCGTGCTGGTAAGGTTGCGGAATTTGATCTCGTTCATCAACGAgtctttcctcttcttctccttcaaGCTCTCCTACTtccccatcatcatcgtcatcgctGTCATTATAATCACTTTCGTCACTGATGTCAATGTCCATATCCAAAAATTCAATTTCCTCATCAACAGCCGTCATTTTGCTCGCAATACCGTACCAGCGGCACCGGTTGAGACAAAATCAAAGTACCGTACACGCAAAGTGAATGGATGTGAGGATTTCTGCTGCAGCTGGCAGCTAGCTCAGCTGATCACCGATCtattgtgtgacgtcactcaaaCTGGAGCTCACCGGAGGACGggacgaaggcagaaatatggcatgaaaata is a window of Lytechinus variegatus isolate NC3 chromosome 2, Lvar_3.0, whole genome shotgun sequence DNA encoding:
- the LOC121408359 gene encoding uncharacterized protein LOC121408359, whose product is MTAVDEEIEFLDMDIDISDESDYNDSDDDDDGEVGELEGEEEERLVDERDQIPQPYQHEPEPVQPPEPGAIPLGDGVGFRGNRDITRLDPRNTDNWCQCGHCEILPSFNVGDCLCCREIAEVAKEGEGVECITQARDFYPAILNPVTLYIAWQHFTERWRRQARAFGARNNEKYRYVAYRQFVRWCWGILGKDIRVQLPACVQAIIKNTYPDGNNIYRGTVLRRLEI
- the LOC121408358 gene encoding uncharacterized protein LOC121408358, whose product is MESSENGNHGKPKEGKKKRKTGSRCIVYGCGNTIYQGFAMHQMPGKMPLGQERFDSIQKQWIAFIGRKRKFDYKDAKQYAKIFVCSGHFLLEDYEPTQVEMYRRRLRTRPPSLKAGSSPSLDIAVQPFPSDWFLPSPSSLLSLGSIPPSGTSTADSPCSEVASASCSVPPTPAINAPPSSDFQSASLLALGPDKPKRSRKESIYIRKREADALFIEYARQAEEEQAQDILDRSKGEQCGVRTADRKVGIRVQKRSCKVHVKPKTMSKGTQVNMTQKTHSQHPVGLQISDAGTQTETTNTQDKDEDMLDEEPDEDPDFEIGSDSDEKKDPTYKPGTSKRNRSSSDEETYKVTKSDDVLKEEKYIVFESNLFALFNSCFSCLSSDVQVEKICPRSFGSQIKIRQTCLKCCRIKEWHSQPRVGNVSAGNLLLSAAILYGGASPTKVLRVFQHMNLKAVTNNTFLEYQSTYLQPAIIRVYEREQRSLLRESRGEKLILGGDGRADSPGHSAKYGSYALMDMKTKKIVDVELVQSNEVTSSNAMEKEGLARGLAKLYGMGVEVGTLITDRHASVAKWLRETYPEIDHRYDVWHIAKGVRKKITAVSKLKNCEVAHMWKQSMITHIYWSAASTPDGDGNMMVSKYKSVFNHMRDVHVHEGVYPKCGHDDEYPPREWMREGTKVYEKLSEELLKTRLLNDMKKMSPLAQTSSVESFHSVLLYWCPKMLAYSYAGMKCRLYLAALHWNENSDRSQATKSDGSPIYRVTYQKAKEGRQTVSKVLTACTFEYVNALMVETVRLVSGKQKLRSEMEELQNKPPLSSKYERPDREEAIQKALAHHRFAME